Proteins from one Rhodothermales bacterium genomic window:
- a CDS encoding universal stress protein has translation MSRIHRILFPTDLSESSGWAYAYAARLAAKFSAELYALHVRLPSHGNRHAETPPVMEGDEFCLPLVEGLTETVEEVDAASVPRAIVRYAEGHDVDLIVMGARGRSGADLPDLGHVAEAVVRYASCPVLTVRDRMRSTGLRRILVPVDFSEPCRTAVTQARWVAAWFGAQLDLLHVVPDAGRRAHVPRCAEAIQARLFRFAVAAAGPDVVMVAHVGTGEPAEEIVAHVERLHADLIVMGTRGEERERGEMGSVAEAVVHAAPCPVLAVKERAHKVPAEPKAVARPFPVAG, from the coding sequence ATGTCTCGCATCCACCGCATCCTCTTCCCGACGGACCTTTCTGAGAGTTCGGGCTGGGCCTACGCCTACGCCGCGCGGCTCGCCGCGAAGTTCAGCGCCGAGCTCTACGCGCTCCACGTCCGCCTCCCGTCCCACGGAAATCGGCACGCGGAAACTCCTCCCGTGATGGAGGGAGACGAGTTCTGCCTGCCCCTCGTCGAGGGCCTCACCGAGACGGTCGAGGAGGTCGATGCGGCATCGGTGCCGCGCGCGATCGTGCGCTACGCCGAGGGCCACGACGTCGACCTCATCGTGATGGGCGCGCGGGGGCGGAGTGGGGCGGACCTGCCCGACCTCGGTCACGTCGCCGAAGCCGTCGTCCGCTACGCGTCGTGCCCAGTGCTGACGGTGCGGGACCGGATGCGCTCGACGGGGCTCCGCCGCATCCTCGTCCCCGTCGACTTCTCCGAGCCGTGCCGGACGGCCGTCACGCAGGCGAGGTGGGTGGCCGCGTGGTTCGGCGCGCAGCTCGACCTCCTCCACGTGGTGCCAGACGCTGGCCGACGAGCGCACGTCCCGCGATGCGCCGAGGCGATTCAGGCGAGGCTGTTCCGCTTCGCCGTCGCCGCTGCGGGCCCCGACGTCGTCATGGTCGCCCACGTCGGCACGGGCGAGCCGGCCGAGGAGATCGTCGCCCACGTGGAGCGGCTCCACGCGGACCTCATCGTGATGGGGACGCGGGGGGAGGAGCGGGAACGGGGCGAGATGGGGAGTGTGGCGGAGGCGGTGGTCCACGCGGCGCCGTGCCCGGTGCTCGCCGTGAAAGAGCGCGCGCACAAAGTCCCCGCAGAGCCGAAGGCCGTCGCGCGGCCGTTTCCGGTAGCCGGATGA
- a CDS encoding cation-transporting P-type ATPase, giving the protein MRERAVSPPDSTAERLISPWAESVDAVARVLEADAERGLSDANAARRLASAGPNTLAVQPADPWWRLLGRQFVTPLILVLFVAAAVSLAVGAVVDALTILAIVALNGVLGFVQEWRAARALEALRGLTAPHARIVRDGRGREVEARTLVPGDLVTLDAGDRVPADLRLVQATDLRVDESALTGESVPVAKGVATVAADAPLAERAPMVWAGTVVTSGTARGLATATGMGTELGRIARLTGEVEDEQTPLQRKLGTLGRQLGGVALAVAAAVALIGWLLGHPLVTMFMTGVSLAVAAVPEGLPAVVTVTLALGVRQMVRRNVLLRRLPAAEALGAATVICTDKTGTLTQNEMTVRAVWLASGAVSVSGAGYAPDGHFERDGARLDPDRAPDLRALLETGLRCNHADVYTEDGAWYAAGDPTEAALVVAAMKASLSTAPCPCAAEFAFTSERKRMTVVEQTRDGAVAHVKGAPEAILPRCDAVRVGDHVEPMTAALRADGEAAYRRFAEAGQRTLALARRALSDDAVFDADAVERDLVLLGIVGIEDPPRPEAALAVREAERAGIRVVMITGDAPETAHSIGRQVGLGGGAPLTGTDLAGMDDAALAAALRAPVVVARAAPEHKIRIVGLLQAQGEVVAMTGDGVNDAPALKKADVGVAMGLRGTDVARDASDIVLTDDHFASIIAGVEEGRRQFANVEKFVRYLLTSNAGEVLAVGLNIVAGGPLILLPVQILWMNLVTDGATALALGAEPVEADAMRRPPRDPSAPILGRRWMGLILLMGAYLAAAALFLFHGALQAGGPDALVRAQTVAFTALVVMQKVNVFNFRSLRLPVTSLGFFSNPWLLLAVAGSLGLQVAAVYVPVLQTALGTVGLDLAAWGWIALASVPVIVVPEVVKAIARRHER; this is encoded by the coding sequence ATGCGTGAGCGCGCCGTCTCTCCACCCGACTCCACGGCTGAGCGGCTAATTTCCCCGTGGGCCGAATCCGTCGACGCCGTCGCCCGCGTGCTCGAAGCGGATGCGGAGCGCGGGCTCTCAGACGCCAACGCCGCGCGGCGGCTGGCCTCGGCGGGGCCGAACACGCTCGCCGTGCAGCCCGCCGATCCGTGGTGGCGCCTGCTCGGGCGGCAGTTCGTCACCCCGCTCATCCTCGTCCTCTTCGTCGCCGCCGCCGTCTCGCTCGCCGTCGGCGCCGTCGTCGACGCGCTGACGATCCTCGCCATCGTCGCGCTCAACGGCGTGCTCGGGTTCGTGCAGGAGTGGCGGGCCGCGCGCGCGCTCGAAGCGCTCCGCGGGCTCACGGCGCCGCACGCCCGCATCGTCCGCGACGGCCGGGGGCGCGAGGTCGAGGCCCGGACGCTCGTCCCCGGCGACCTCGTCACGCTCGACGCCGGGGACCGCGTCCCGGCCGACCTCCGGCTCGTGCAGGCCACCGACCTCCGCGTCGACGAGTCGGCGCTGACGGGGGAGTCGGTGCCGGTGGCGAAGGGCGTCGCGACGGTCGCGGCGGATGCGCCGCTCGCGGAGCGCGCGCCGATGGTGTGGGCCGGCACCGTGGTCACGAGCGGGACCGCGCGCGGCCTCGCCACGGCGACGGGGATGGGGACAGAACTCGGACGGATCGCCCGGCTGACGGGCGAGGTCGAGGACGAGCAGACGCCGCTTCAACGGAAGCTCGGCACGCTCGGCCGCCAGCTCGGCGGGGTCGCGCTCGCCGTGGCCGCCGCCGTCGCACTCATCGGGTGGCTCCTCGGGCACCCGCTCGTGACGATGTTCATGACGGGCGTCTCCCTCGCCGTCGCGGCCGTGCCCGAGGGGCTCCCGGCCGTCGTCACCGTCACGCTCGCGCTCGGCGTGCGGCAGATGGTCCGCCGCAACGTCCTCCTCCGCCGGCTCCCCGCCGCCGAAGCGCTCGGCGCGGCAACCGTCATCTGCACCGACAAGACGGGGACGCTCACGCAGAACGAGATGACCGTGCGCGCCGTGTGGCTCGCTTCCGGCGCCGTCTCCGTCAGCGGGGCCGGCTACGCGCCCGACGGCCACTTCGAGCGCGACGGCGCCCGGCTCGACCCCGACCGCGCGCCCGACCTCCGCGCGCTCCTCGAAACCGGCCTCCGCTGCAACCACGCCGATGTATACACGGAGGACGGCGCGTGGTACGCCGCCGGCGACCCGACCGAGGCCGCGCTCGTCGTCGCGGCGATGAAGGCGTCGCTCTCGACGGCGCCGTGCCCGTGCGCGGCCGAGTTCGCGTTCACGTCGGAGCGGAAGCGGATGACGGTCGTGGAGCAGACGCGCGACGGCGCGGTGGCCCACGTCAAGGGCGCGCCGGAAGCGATCCTCCCGCGCTGCGACGCCGTCCGCGTCGGCGACCACGTAGAGCCGATGACGGCCGCGCTCCGCGCCGACGGCGAGGCGGCGTACCGGCGCTTCGCCGAAGCCGGGCAACGGACGCTCGCCCTCGCCCGCCGCGCGCTGTCCGACGACGCCGTCTTCGACGCGGACGCCGTCGAGCGCGACCTCGTGCTCCTCGGGATCGTCGGGATCGAGGATCCGCCTCGGCCGGAGGCGGCGTTGGCCGTCCGCGAGGCCGAGCGCGCGGGGATCCGCGTCGTCATGATCACGGGCGATGCGCCGGAGACGGCGCACTCGATCGGGCGGCAGGTCGGGCTCGGCGGGGGGGCGCCGCTCACCGGCACCGACCTCGCCGGGATGGATGACGCCGCCCTCGCCGCTGCGCTCCGCGCGCCCGTCGTCGTGGCGCGGGCGGCGCCCGAGCACAAGATCCGCATCGTCGGGCTGCTGCAAGCGCAGGGCGAAGTCGTCGCGATGACGGGCGACGGGGTGAACGACGCGCCCGCGCTCAAGAAGGCCGACGTCGGCGTGGCGATGGGGCTGCGCGGGACCGACGTGGCGCGCGACGCCTCCGACATCGTCCTCACCGACGACCATTTCGCCTCGATCATCGCGGGGGTGGAGGAGGGGCGGCGGCAGTTCGCGAACGTAGAGAAGTTCGTCCGCTACCTCCTCACCTCGAACGCGGGCGAGGTGCTCGCCGTCGGGCTGAACATCGTGGCGGGCGGTCCACTGATCCTCCTCCCGGTGCAGATCCTGTGGATGAACCTCGTCACCGACGGGGCGACGGCGCTCGCGCTCGGCGCCGAGCCCGTCGAGGCCGACGCGATGCGCCGCCCGCCGCGCGACCCCTCGGCCCCGATCCTCGGGCGGCGGTGGATGGGGCTGATCCTGCTGATGGGCGCGTACCTCGCCGCCGCCGCGCTCTTCCTCTTCCACGGTGCCTTGCAAGCGGGCGGCCCCGACGCGCTCGTGCGGGCGCAGACCGTGGCGTTTACGGCGCTCGTGGTGATGCAGAAGGTGAACGTGTTCAACTTCCGCTCGCTCCGCCTGCCGGTCACGTCGCTCGGCTTTTTCTCGAACCCGTGGCTGCTCCTCGCGGTGGCGGGCTCGCTCGGGCTCCAGGTCGCAGCCGTCTACGTCCCCGTGCTCCAGACGGCGCTCGGGACGGTCGGGCTCGACCTCGCCGCGTGGGGGTGGATCGCGCTCGCGTCGGTGCCGGTGATCGTCGTGCCGGAGGTCGTCAAAGCCATCGCGCGGCGCCACGAGCGGTGA
- a CDS encoding PAS domain S-box protein: MPDSSHPTPSASPDRVRATPDAGAARGRATATQIARIGQAVEAAHDGIGIVDLEGRVVYMNPALRALVGYDADTLEAGGGPLHLFADPGAGRAAFLWAVRDGSWTGEVEMRGRSGSTMTVLLRVSMIRDGCGRALGLVGVHTDVTEQKRIEQALHWSEARNRAFVEALPDLVILFSPDGIVRDVQAPSGSPFLIPDSAVGRPVRAVLPPDLAAQLEKGLAAALASGVLHTDYVTNEVEGHMYEFRVVRIDDDGLLGVLRDVTERHRLEAEVLRATDEERRRLGRDLHDGLGSHLVGLGMLVRGLARRSRETAPDLTDELVEVARLIDEGAEQARALAHGLNPVDVDGQGPAVALARLAADTDAHTDLRCTFEASPDLPPLRSEVAMQLYRIAQEAVTNALRHAEATRVTISLSVEGDAVVLTVEDDGRGLAGTPRPQERGLGLQTMAYRARMIGGKFDLRANPAGGLVVVCRVPMARAEAGATGSKRAKTRPEGDA; encoded by the coding sequence ATGCCTGACTCTTCCCACCCCACCCCGTCGGCCTCCCCCGACCGCGTCCGTGCCACCCCCGATGCCGGCGCGGCGCGGGGGCGCGCCACGGCCACCCAAATCGCCCGCATCGGGCAGGCCGTCGAGGCCGCCCACGACGGGATTGGCATCGTCGATCTCGAAGGCCGCGTGGTCTACATGAACCCCGCGCTCCGCGCCCTCGTCGGCTACGACGCCGACACGCTAGAGGCCGGCGGCGGCCCGCTCCATCTTTTCGCCGACCCCGGCGCGGGCCGCGCGGCGTTTCTCTGGGCCGTCCGCGATGGGTCGTGGACGGGGGAGGTGGAGATGCGCGGCCGGAGCGGGAGCACGATGACGGTGCTCCTCCGCGTGAGCATGATCCGCGACGGGTGCGGGCGCGCGCTCGGCCTCGTCGGCGTCCACACCGACGTGACGGAGCAGAAACGGATCGAGCAGGCGCTGCACTGGAGCGAGGCGCGGAACCGCGCGTTCGTCGAGGCCCTGCCGGACCTCGTGATCCTGTTCTCCCCGGACGGCATCGTACGCGACGTGCAGGCGCCGTCGGGCAGCCCGTTCCTCATCCCGGACTCGGCGGTGGGCCGCCCCGTGCGCGCCGTACTCCCGCCGGACCTCGCCGCGCAACTCGAGAAGGGCCTCGCCGCCGCCCTCGCCTCGGGCGTGCTCCACACCGACTACGTCACGAACGAGGTGGAAGGCCACATGTACGAGTTCCGCGTCGTCCGCATCGACGACGACGGCCTCCTCGGCGTTCTCCGCGACGTGACCGAGCGGCACCGGCTCGAAGCCGAAGTCCTCCGTGCCACCGACGAAGAGCGCCGCCGCCTCGGACGCGACCTCCACGACGGGCTCGGCAGCCACCTCGTCGGGCTCGGGATGCTTGTGCGCGGCCTCGCCCGCCGCTCGCGCGAGACGGCCCCCGACCTCACCGACGAACTAGTGGAGGTCGCCCGCCTCATCGATGAGGGGGCGGAGCAGGCGCGGGCCCTCGCTCACGGCCTCAACCCCGTCGACGTGGACGGGCAGGGGCCGGCCGTCGCGCTCGCCCGCCTCGCCGCCGACACCGACGCGCACACCGACCTTCGCTGCACGTTCGAGGCGTCGCCGGACCTCCCGCCGCTGCGGTCGGAGGTGGCGATGCAGCTCTATCGGATCGCGCAGGAGGCGGTCACGAACGCGCTCCGCCACGCCGAGGCCACGCGCGTCACGATCTCGCTCAGCGTCGAGGGCGACGCCGTCGTGCTCACCGTCGAGGATGACGGGCGTGGGCTCGCGGGCACGCCGCGCCCGCAGGAGCGCGGGCTCGGGCTGCAGACGATGGCCTACCGCGCCCGGATGATCGGCGGGAAATTCGACCTCCGGGCGAATCCGGCGGGCGGCCTCGTCGTCGTGTGCCGGGTTCCGATGGCGCGGGCGGAGGCCGGAGCGACCGGCTCGAAGCGCGCGAAGACACGGCCGGAGGGCGATGCGTGA
- a CDS encoding response regulator transcription factor: MKRKVYVVDDHPMMRRGYACLVNAEPDLAVCGEAANASAALAGVEATEPDLVIADISIEGTNGIELTKQLLTWRPDLPVLIISMHDEALYAERALQAGARGYLMKMEGDESVLRAIRRVLDGHVYVSDAVQDRLLYQHIGQARPHHEDGAATALHALSDRELEVFEMIGRGYPTREIADRLSISPKTVESHRAKIKSKLGVDTATDLMRRAMRWVESIGSHPAPSRGT; this comes from the coding sequence ATGAAACGGAAGGTGTACGTCGTCGATGACCACCCGATGATGCGGCGGGGCTACGCCTGCCTCGTCAACGCCGAGCCCGACCTCGCCGTCTGCGGCGAGGCCGCGAACGCCTCCGCCGCCCTCGCCGGCGTCGAGGCGACGGAGCCCGACCTCGTCATCGCCGACATCTCGATCGAGGGGACGAACGGGATCGAGCTCACGAAGCAGCTCCTCACGTGGCGGCCCGACCTCCCCGTCCTCATCATCTCGATGCACGACGAGGCCCTCTACGCCGAGCGCGCGCTGCAGGCCGGAGCACGCGGCTACCTCATGAAGATGGAGGGCGACGAGTCCGTGCTCCGCGCCATCCGCCGCGTCCTCGACGGGCACGTCTACGTCAGCGACGCCGTGCAGGACCGGCTGCTCTACCAGCACATCGGGCAGGCGAGGCCCCACCACGAGGACGGCGCGGCGACGGCGCTCCACGCGCTCTCCGACCGTGAGCTGGAGGTGTTCGAGATGATCGGGCGCGGGTACCCCACGCGCGAGATCGCCGACCGCCTCTCGATCAGCCCGAAGACCGTCGAGAGCCACCGGGCGAAGATCAAGTCGAAGCTCGGCGTGGACACGGCCACGGACCTCATGCGCCGGGCGATGCGCTGGGTCGAGTCGATCGGGAGTCACCCCGCGCCGAGTCGCGGCACCTAG
- a CDS encoding universal stress protein, which yields MTTQPIVVGLDFSEGAEAALIRAADLAERFHTRLHLVHSSSTAYSEYGGTKAGPAGNSYEQRMRAFAERALGGAKAVDVIGPEIVVRRGEAAADAVVRYADEIGAGLVVVGTHGRRGVSHFLMGSVAAEVVRRSPCPVLTVPNAAARTAPGPSAPVLVPVDLSAANDDALAAARLVADQFAAPVELVHVLEGKAAHHRPIPSLLTINDTVTDTVTVDRNAGSALRRLVEETVGDGAARTHIRHGRPAREIVDLAREIGAGLIVMATHGRTGLDHTIIGSVTERTLRAAPCPVLSLRAIVPDEAAS from the coding sequence ATGACCACGCAACCGATCGTCGTCGGCCTCGACTTCTCGGAGGGCGCCGAGGCCGCGCTCATCCGCGCCGCCGACCTCGCCGAGCGTTTCCACACCCGCCTCCACCTCGTCCACTCGTCGTCGACGGCGTATTCCGAATACGGCGGGACCAAAGCCGGGCCTGCCGGCAACTCCTACGAGCAGCGCATGCGGGCCTTCGCCGAGCGCGCGCTCGGCGGGGCGAAAGCGGTCGACGTCATCGGGCCGGAGATCGTCGTCCGCCGCGGGGAAGCGGCCGCCGACGCCGTCGTGCGCTACGCCGACGAAATCGGGGCCGGGCTCGTGGTGGTCGGCACGCACGGGCGGCGGGGCGTGAGCCATTTCCTGATGGGGAGCGTCGCGGCCGAGGTCGTCCGCCGGTCGCCGTGCCCGGTGCTGACGGTGCCGAACGCGGCGGCCCGCACGGCGCCGGGGCCGAGCGCGCCCGTGCTCGTGCCCGTAGACCTCTCGGCGGCGAACGACGACGCCCTCGCCGCGGCCCGCCTCGTCGCGGACCAGTTCGCGGCGCCGGTGGAGCTCGTCCACGTCCTCGAAGGGAAGGCGGCGCACCACCGGCCCATCCCGTCGCTGCTCACGATCAACGACACGGTCACTGACACGGTCACCGTCGACAGGAACGCCGGGTCCGCCCTCCGCCGGTTGGTGGAGGAGACGGTAGGGGACGGGGCGGCCCGCACGCACATCCGCCACGGCCGCCCGGCCCGCGAGATCGTGGACCTCGCCCGCGAGATCGGCGCCGGCCTCATCGTGATGGCGACGCACGGGCGGACGGGGCTCGACCACACCATCATCGGGAGCGTGACCGAGCGCACGCTGCGGGCCGCGCCGTGCCCCGTGCTCTCGCTCCGCGCCATCGTACCAGACGAGGCTGCGTCATGA
- a CDS encoding universal stress protein — MLTIRRILFPTDYSACAEGAFTHAAYLADRHGAELHLLHVTEPVGDPLETCFDDFRITPADLAADLHLPLPERDDRPADEPVRIVSAEESGPDPAPVILRYARDHDIDLIVMGTHGRRGLRRMMVGSVAEEVVRLAPCPVFTVRTHDETDDMAPWVIRRVLVPVDLSTRSTLTARHAAALASVYGAELDLVTVLDTGDLATLPFDPMGGKVSLDEARRRAQKTLDALMRALEAEVPTLRDHVTTHLEAGHPVNEILDLAETTGADLIVLGSHGHTGLERLLLGSVASQLVRSAPCPVFVCKSFGKSLVDAGVPAERDAQPAAV, encoded by the coding sequence ATGTTGACGATCCGCCGCATCCTCTTCCCGACCGATTACTCCGCCTGCGCCGAAGGCGCCTTCACGCACGCCGCCTACCTCGCCGACCGCCACGGGGCCGAGCTCCACCTCCTCCACGTCACCGAGCCCGTCGGCGACCCGCTGGAGACGTGCTTTGACGACTTCCGCATCACCCCCGCCGACCTCGCGGCCGACCTCCACCTCCCGCTCCCCGAGCGCGACGACCGGCCCGCCGACGAGCCCGTCCGCATCGTCTCTGCCGAGGAGTCCGGCCCCGACCCGGCCCCCGTCATCCTCCGCTACGCCCGGGACCACGACATCGACCTCATCGTGATGGGGACGCACGGGCGGCGCGGGCTCCGCCGGATGATGGTGGGGAGCGTCGCCGAGGAGGTCGTCCGCCTCGCGCCGTGCCCCGTCTTCACCGTGCGGACCCACGACGAGACCGACGACATGGCCCCGTGGGTGATCCGCCGCGTCCTCGTGCCCGTCGACCTCTCCACGCGCTCGACGCTCACGGCGCGCCACGCCGCCGCCCTCGCCTCCGTCTACGGCGCCGAACTCGACCTCGTCACCGTGCTCGACACCGGGGACCTGGCGACGCTCCCGTTCGACCCGATGGGAGGGAAGGTCTCCCTCGATGAGGCGCGCCGGCGCGCGCAGAAGACCCTCGACGCCCTCATGCGCGCCCTCGAAGCGGAGGTGCCGACGCTGCGCGACCACGTCACGACGCACCTCGAAGCCGGCCACCCGGTGAACGAGATCCTCGACCTCGCCGAGACCACGGGGGCCGACCTCATCGTGCTGGGCAGCCACGGCCACACGGGCCTCGAACGGCTCCTGCTCGGCAGCGTTGCCTCGCAGCTCGTCCGCAGCGCGCCGTGCCCGGTGTTCGTCTGCAAGAGCTTCGGCAAGTCGCTCGTCGACGCCGGCGTGCCGGCCGAGCGCGACGCGCAGCCGGCCGCCGTCTAG
- a CDS encoding universal stress protein produces the protein MLLIKNVLFPTDRTAWSKSVFEHAVFYAGRHGARLHALTVTWDEAAETLDPPEADDAFRTGLRATAAAAGVELVEAERQVFSPDAGILDYAAEIDADLIVMATHGRRGLSHAFIGSVAESVVRRAACPVLTARPSAPYHGVAAKRILVPLDFSAHARKALAHARELHRLTGAELHLLHVLQTLPAYGIVDAPPEPHPMSEAERTAAEEALREIAAEVLGATDGSAASPAFHVIGGMGNPALDVLDAAARLDADLIVMATHGRTGVRRFFLGSVAEKVVQLAPCPVFTVKAFEKSLLPGTEARLHHETA, from the coding sequence ATGCTACTGATCAAGAACGTCCTCTTTCCGACCGACCGCACGGCGTGGTCGAAGTCCGTGTTCGAGCACGCCGTCTTCTACGCGGGGCGCCACGGCGCTCGCCTCCACGCGCTCACGGTGACGTGGGACGAGGCCGCCGAGACGCTCGACCCGCCCGAGGCCGACGACGCCTTCCGCACCGGCCTCCGTGCGACCGCCGCCGCCGCCGGCGTCGAACTCGTCGAGGCCGAGCGGCAGGTGTTCTCGCCCGACGCCGGCATCCTCGACTACGCCGCCGAGATCGACGCCGACCTCATCGTGATGGCAACGCACGGGCGGCGGGGGCTGAGCCACGCCTTCATCGGCAGCGTCGCCGAGTCGGTCGTCCGCCGCGCCGCGTGCCCCGTCCTCACCGCGCGCCCGAGCGCGCCCTACCACGGCGTCGCGGCGAAGCGGATCCTCGTCCCGCTCGACTTCTCGGCCCACGCACGGAAGGCGCTCGCGCACGCCCGCGAGCTCCACCGCCTCACCGGGGCCGAACTCCACCTCCTCCACGTGCTCCAGACCCTCCCGGCTTACGGCATCGTGGACGCGCCGCCCGAGCCGCACCCGATGTCCGAGGCCGAGCGCACCGCTGCCGAAGAGGCCCTCCGCGAGATCGCCGCCGAAGTGCTCGGTGCGACGGACGGCTCGGCGGCCTCGCCCGCGTTCCACGTCATCGGCGGGATGGGCAACCCCGCGCTCGACGTGCTCGACGCCGCCGCGCGGCTCGACGCCGACCTCATCGTGATGGCGACGCACGGGCGCACGGGCGTCCGCCGCTTCTTCCTCGGCAGCGTCGCCGAGAAGGTGGTGCAGCTCGCGCCGTGCCCGGTCTTCACCGTCAAGGCCTTCGAGAAATCGCTCCTGCCCGGCACCGAAGCCCGCCTCCACCACGAGACGGCCTGA
- a CDS encoding serine hydrolase domain-containing protein, which yields MRYLALLFTLFLAAPAAHPQPAPEAIRVFADGAVPDVVDSAGAPGAVFVVVLGDSVVVQRGYGWADVAAGRPMDVSETVVRVGSVSKLVTATAVMQLWERGALDLGADVNASLGGVRVPEAFGEPVTPHDLLTHTAGFDERLLAAGTPGQPPPLVGYLRRTLPDRVYPPGLLHSYSNHGYGLLGALVERVSGVAFERYAEEHVFAPLGMTRSTFRQPPPVDLRGALATGYARTPAGAVPLPPDYVAFAPAGALYTTGADMARFMAAHLGGRGADMLLADTTRRAMHARQWTPHPALAGMGYGFFRGTVAGHPSLRHRGGWPGWVAQVILVPDLRLGLFIAANADAPAFLDAVEDRFVAEVLGYLPPAPLAARSLSDYVADGFAGTYRLARHPHRSADKLALFSPMMPYHLRVAAADSALVLAVGGERVPLREVETGVWAGPGPDPTRFFFETDASGRAVRLHTSTASFERIGWVETLPVQAALFGGCLALFASAVMAWGAGRFRTRGRRGPLALRRARGLVALAGALHLAFVAILAGSLVALGPQGIFYPFPLALKAAFALPTVAAVLGLAAVPAAVILWRRGLGSVAGRLHYSAVAVAAVVVVPLLAYWNLLGVWL from the coding sequence ATGCGCTATCTCGCCCTCCTCTTTACCCTCTTTCTGGCTGCCCCGGCCGCGCACCCGCAACCGGCGCCCGAGGCGATCCGTGTGTTCGCCGACGGGGCGGTGCCGGACGTGGTCGACAGCGCGGGGGCGCCCGGTGCGGTCTTCGTCGTCGTGCTCGGCGACTCCGTGGTCGTGCAGCGGGGATACGGGTGGGCAGACGTGGCGGCGGGCCGGCCGATGGACGTGTCGGAGACCGTCGTTCGCGTCGGCTCCGTCTCGAAGCTCGTCACGGCGACGGCGGTGATGCAGTTGTGGGAACGTGGCGCGCTCGACCTCGGCGCCGACGTCAACGCGTCCCTCGGCGGTGTCCGCGTGCCCGAGGCGTTCGGCGAGCCCGTCACCCCGCACGACCTTCTCACGCACACGGCCGGCTTCGACGAGCGGCTGCTCGCTGCCGGCACGCCGGGTCAGCCGCCGCCGCTCGTCGGCTACCTCCGCCGGACGCTGCCGGATCGGGTCTATCCGCCGGGCCTGCTCCACAGCTACTCGAACCACGGCTACGGCCTCCTCGGCGCGCTCGTCGAGCGCGTGTCGGGCGTGGCGTTCGAGCGCTACGCGGAGGAGCACGTCTTCGCCCCGCTCGGGATGACGCGCTCGACGTTCCGGCAGCCGCCGCCCGTCGACCTGCGCGGCGCGCTCGCCACGGGCTATGCGCGGACGCCGGCCGGAGCCGTGCCGCTGCCGCCGGACTACGTCGCCTTCGCCCCGGCGGGCGCGCTCTACACGACGGGCGCGGACATGGCCCGGTTTATGGCGGCCCACCTCGGCGGGCGCGGCGCCGACATGCTCCTCGCCGACACGACGCGGCGCGCGATGCACGCCCGGCAGTGGACGCCGCACCCGGCGCTCGCGGGGATGGGCTACGGGTTCTTCCGCGGCACCGTCGCCGGGCACCCGAGCCTCCGGCACCGCGGCGGGTGGCCCGGCTGGGTCGCCCAGGTCATCCTCGTCCCGGACCTCCGCCTCGGTCTCTTCATCGCCGCGAACGCCGACGCGCCGGCGTTCCTCGACGCCGTGGAAGACCGCTTCGTGGCCGAGGTGCTCGGGTATTTGCCGCCCGCCCCGCTCGCCGCACGCAGCCTGTCCGACTACGTGGCCGACGGCTTCGCAGGGACGTATCGGCTGGCGCGGCACCCGCACCGGAGCGCGGACAAGCTCGCCCTCTTCTCGCCGATGATGCCGTACCACCTCCGCGTCGCGGCGGCGGACTCGGCGCTCGTGCTGGCGGTGGGCGGCGAGCGGGTGCCGCTGCGCGAGGTCGAGACGGGCGTGTGGGCCGGGCCGGGGCCGGACCCGACGCGGTTCTTCTTCGAGACCGACGCGTCGGGCCGCGCGGTGCGCCTGCACACGAGCACGGCGTCGTTCGAGCGGATCGGCTGGGTCGAGACGCTGCCGGTGCAGGCGGCGTTGTTCGGGGGCTGCCTCGCGCTCTTCGCCTCCGCCGTCATGGCATGGGGTGCGGGCCGGTTCCGTACGCGCGGTCGGCGCGGGCCGCTCGCGCTGCGGCGGGCGCGGGGCCTCGTGGCGCTCGCGGGCGCGCTCCACCTCGCGTTCGTGGCGATTCTCGCCGGGTCGCTCGTCGCGCTCGGGCCGCAGGGCATTTTCTACCCGTTCCCGCTCGCGCTCAAGGCGGCGTTCGCACTCCCGACGGTGGCCGCCGTGCTCGGGCTCGCGGCGGTGCCGGCGGCGGTGATCCTGTGGCGGCGCGGGCTCGGGTCCGTCGCGGGCCGGCTGCACTACAGCGCGGTCGCGGTCGCGGCGGTCGTCGTCGTGCCGCTGCTGGCGTACTGGAACCTCCTCGGCGTGTGGCTCTGA